From Vespula vulgaris chromosome 18, iyVesVulg1.1, whole genome shotgun sequence:
taaatatacatatgtaatttaatttttaatgattcaaTACTACAGCGACgattagtattaatatttaatttctatttctttttttaatttatataataaattatgatcacattaaaaataaaaattaaaagaaaaatagaatttgttTCGCTAAATAATAACACATATCGTAAATATAAACGTATCAGTGTCGTATTAATAACTGGTTTGGACTTTAGACATTGTCAAAGTATTATGAATCAGGGTTCAATTTATGTTATctatacataaaaagaaaagcaaacaTCGGACTAGTTTAAGAAAATACGTTATATTTGCCTTTCTTCATTGATCTTAAACTGAATAAGTAacataaaatttctaaaaagaattattgcaTTACTGTTTGTTATTAGTATTTCGTTGTGTGTAACaatgtaaaaaagtaaaatattataattcatgtatcgaattattattgaaattaaattcaaaatccgtcagaaagaaaatgatataaaattgcattctttaattatattcgtaaataaataataaagaaaaagtgttaattctatattcaataaaattaatagaaatgtaatataacttctaagtatattaattaacaaattttctttatttttattgccaattatatttaatataaataaaaatttttatcgaagacTTAGGGTTCTGAATTCGATTGCGTCGTCCCTGACATTTTTAATGGCTCCACTCCCACTTTGTCTGTTAGTGATACAGCACAACGTAttcaataaatacatacgaatGGAGTGAAAATAATCAGTGTGCTTTTCATCCATCATTTGTGAATAgttctttgataattttttatttttaattgttatatattatattatattatattatattacaaaatgtcGATCGTAACAAAAGGTAAGTAATTATTACTTCAGAAGATCTATAATCGATAAATcagaacaagaaaagaacatATGTTAATTCCTAAAcagtttctattattttttatttttcattcgattcttttgtgttatttatcgaaaataattttcaatataaacgATTCCATTTCTCTATGATCTATATTAGTCCACAAATTATACagtatgattattattatttcagataTCTCcgttatatatagttttacgggaagaatttattttcaaggtCACTTTTTTGCGATATTTCAAAGTCATCggtatttttttcaatgataccCTACGATCTTCTCGTATGAATTGATTTCTCattgaataaacaaatattacaatataatgtCGACAAATGATGTTCGCAAAAtaatttgcaaaaatattgtttgtttAAATATCTTGTTCATACAATAGTAATAAGCCacatcttttgttttttttttttcatattgccattagaaaaatatgtaaaaggaaaacataaataatttaagatttcttatttataactATACTTTTTTCGTAAGTTCACATGCACATGTATTATGCTACTTGCGAAGAagtataattacaaatatataattatgattatgcTTATCGTtctgataaaaattgtaatattctaCAATGTCAAATTTTTCAATGCTGAATTCAGTCAAATAGTTCGATACATTTCCCTCAATTATGAACTATTTGTTTTAGAAATACCcatctcttatttttcctaATGTTTTGGATCTTCCCTTATCCAATTTGTTAACAACACACTGTTCATTCATCTATTTTTCGATAACGTATTGTATTGTGTATATTTCCAAAAATACTGCttatttctcttaaaaaaaaaagagaaatttttgtttttataaataagttaataataatacgtcgTTCCTTAAATAATTCGTTCcgaatttaatcgaaatagtaaaataaaagcgAAATTTTAACAGATGATAATGAAAGAGAtttaaacataattaatatattatataaaaacataatttcaatgataagaaataacaaaattaatggaattaatttatcatacgtaaaatttattgttagaattgctattatttattatacaactGATTGGTTAttgaatagaataaaataaaatgataaaaaaaaaagattaatgaaactatgaaatactttttttcagGTATCTTCATTGTTGCTGCAAAGCGAACTCCATTTGGAACAATGGGTGGAGTTTTTACAAACAAAACTGCAACCGAATTATCTGTTGTTGCAGCGAATGCTGCTATGCAATCGGCAGGTATAAAGCCGGAAAAAATTGATAGCGTTATTTTCGGACAAGTATTAaccgtacgtatatatttacaatattatttatgtcgctaaagaaaatttaaataatattgtctGTATGCGAACTTACAATcagtacttttatttattaagaaataataattaatatttttataaaatttaatataatatattaactctctctctttctttctttttcattatataattagttattacatatatattatagttggCATCTGCAGATGGTGCCTTTTTACCACGTCATGTTTTACTACAAACTGGTATACCATTAGACAGACCTGCTTTAGGAGTAAACAGATTATGTGGTTCTGGATTTCAATCTATCGTTAATGCGGCACAGGTTGGTTGATAacgataagaataattattgttacatTAAACTATGCTTATGAAACACACATTCGAATGGATGAGAATTGAAAATCATCAAGTGTACTTATCAATGAAACATAttgtcatacatatatatatatatatatatatatatatatatatatatatggattaaatatatatatatatatatatatatatatatatatatggattaaaaatgaaaatagaaaattaaaattctcctacatatatgtatgtatgtgtgtatgtcggcgaattttaattttttaaaatacattttagaATATTCTAACAGGCGAATCAAGAATCGTTTTAGCCGGAGGTGCTGAGAATATGAGCCAAGTACCATTCGTTGTCCGAGGCGTTCGTTTTGGAACAATTTTAGGTCAGAAACATGAATTCGAGGATGCTCTTTGGGCTGGATTATATGATACCTATTGTAATTTACCTATGGGTTTAACTGCGGAAAAGCTTGGAGcgcaatataatataacacgaGCAGAAGTTGATGAATTTGCTTTGAGGAGTCAACAATTATGGAAAACTGGtaaatttatctaataataatactcgatatcaataaaaaattatataaatgttatttttagcAAACGATGCTGGTCGTTTTAAAGAAGAACTTGCTCCAGTAACCGtgaaaattaagaaacaagaTGTAACAGTCTCAGTAGATGAACATCCAAGACCTAAAAcgacaaaagaaaatctaaCAAAATTGAATCCTGTGTTTAAAAAGGATGGTCTAGTCACCGCTGGTTCGGCATCTGTAATGgaaattttaaatgtttaattaatgttttataaacgacaatgttaaaataattattctcgtTATTTTTAGGGTGTCTGTGATGGTGCAGGAGCATTGATTCTTGCAAGTGAAGAAGCtgttaaacaagaaaaattggTACCATTGGCACGTTTAGTAGGATACAGTGTCGCTGGTGTGGACCCTAGTATTATGGGAATTGGACCAGTCCCAGCGATACGTAATTTACTTAAAAGTACAGGTAAAACGCTGGATGACATTGAACTTGTTGAGGTAATATTAccgattttttgtttctttactttcttaaTATTGagagataatgataataataattttttttgcagATTAACGAGGCCTTCGGTGCTCAGACTTTAGCTTGCGCCAAAGAACTCAATTTagatttgaataaattaaatgtaaatggTGGTGCGATTGCGCTTGGTCATCCATTGGGTGCATCCGGTAGTAGAATTACCGCTCATTTGGTACACGAACTTAGGTAAGTAAAATTGAAACGTTTGtgcttattatttttgaaaaatatcgccttatttatttatctgttattTACAGACGTAGAAAGGCTGGTAAATTAGGTATTGGTTCTGCATGTATTGGTGGAGGTCAAGGAATAGCCGTTATGATAGAATATCTTTAAGCGACtgaatagttttatttatctattatttttaaacaaattataactTCGTGATTGAAAAGTctcgaatgaatgaaaacaGTTATTTGTGATATGTTGCAATTAaatatgtgtttgtatatatatatatatatatatatatatatatatatgtatacacatacacacgtacacatttGTATACTTATAATAATCAGATGCTAATCAGCTGTTGCATTTTGCAGTACCGTGAAAATGGAGTAAGACATTCGTAAAATCTATAATTTAgaattgattaaatttttatcgaagttTGGAAAGAATTTAGCCCTTcgcaatataattattttttttatttaatatttctgatttttattatcatgcatttcacgtatgtacatatatattatggaagcaatttttttaattaaaataatctacttatttgttttattcaactAAATAAAATGTCACATTAAAGATGACTCGCGAAATCtagaaaaatatagtaataataaatcaatagtAATATACTACAAAGGGCTAGTAGAAAGATTAGAatagttaatttttatatttttataaaaaatatctaatccATCGATATACTTACGTTGACAAAAGTATTTAATGATAATGTGAAGACCTTTCCAGCGCTTAAAATAAGAGGTCGATGggctcttattattattatttgtaacgCACGTTTAAAATGATTCCCAGCATTCCACCAATCATTGGAATAAGCTGCTGTACTAACATACGTATTctgtaattattttcaattttagaaaaaataattttaaactatcaataatatttaataatataaaatgatacttACATGTAATTGTAATTCATTACCATGCCaacaatatataaagatttgaTAAGTCATACAACACATATACATGAGCATACCAAACAAAATTTCTGGAATATAGATTTTCATCtgtaatcgataaattaatttaaatcgtgAGATATAATATTGATGATTATTTAGATAAAGTGAAATATTTACCTGTGAAATGTTAAAAGCGATTAAACAAATGATGATACAATTGACAAAAAATTGTAAGAGAATCATTGTaccaaaaatattttgtatttcgttgatgaaactatatatatatatataatataaaaaaaatatttgttagattaataatttctattaattaatattctattttatataacattctattttaaataagtTAAGACAAACCTgaatataacattattatgtATAACACATCTTTTTAGAGTTTCATATGGAacatcataataatttttttcttcttgagaacaatcgtttatattttttataatatcaattttttctacTTGCTTATAATTCTTTATCGAAGCTACAATCTGACTCAATATTGAAAGCTGACAACATGCAACAGTGATAAGACCAGTGACTAAAGTATCCATAGCTACATTATGAAAACAAGCAACGAAGATAGCCACAGTCTGATGCAAGGAAGTAATTTCAAAAGCTGGAGTAACAGTCACATTGTAAGGATACCAACCTTCCATTGGTAATCTTCTTGATCTTCCAGCAATAAGATCAGCAATGGGTGTAAAACCCCAACAAAGTACTGCCACTGTACCAAAACTTTGATAAGCTATATGATGAAAAATTCCTTGCCAAGTATATTGAGTCACTGTacatttgtatttaatattatgtcgagcaaatatttcatttctcgtTATATCTAAAAGATTTTGTATACGTTTTTGCcgataaagaattattactatctaaaatgaatgatttttttttttaattttaattaaatactacaatactatatttttttgtaagacAAACCTTGTATGCATGGGTACAATTAGTCATAAGAAGCGTTGCTCCAGCAATTAATTTTCCTAAATCGTTCAAACTTAATATAAGATTTGCTATTTcggttaacaaaaaaattcctAACATAAATGTGAAACTGCATATCGTACAAAAGATATACAACGAACGATATTTTCCTTCTGGTGGCCAAGTTcccatataataaataatagatacgcttacatttaaatgaaaatttggtTCGATTCGACGTTGCATTGGTTTTTCTATATCATACTTATCCATATTCAgcgtaattattttatttgtattcttcttcttattcgtatattttattagtaacATTAAAATACAACTCGAACATCATCTATGATAGTCTGAATAGAATtcgctagagagagagagatcgtttaattaatgaCTTTCGTTCGTCCACGCAACTGATTGAAGACTATAGAAgacaatataaataagtaaattacAGATTTCCATGCAATGATAGATCTCTTCTATGTTTGTGAATGTATTATTCGATTTGGAAAGAGAAACTTTAAATTACAAGTCGGTAGATTTAATCTGTAATTAAGTACAATCGTAGTCTACTATTATAAGACCACATATAACGTTTGTAGTTACATGtagagatatataattttgaaatatcgatcggTATATAAGAATAGAAGATATAGTAATTCTATAAACGATTTtcgatcgttagaaaattgTATTACGCCCAGTAGAGTCAAGGATCCCTTACAGTGAAAGAGGGGAGGACCGAGAAAATGGCAGTTGGGTGTAAAGCGAACGAATAGATCAAGGATTTTATAGTGAAGTGACGAAATAGGTAGAAACCTTTTCTTGTTCGAGCGTTTTGATTTCTAGCATTCAAGTTCATTCTTAAGTTTAGTTGAAATGAGTGATCTGATGTATAAAATTCCGACCAATATCTAGAtccattataattttaatatttttgacaTGGCAGATCAGGATTCGTAcgtaagtttttatttttagattataGCGTCTATGCGACGCGCAGCAAGTAGAAAGTCGGAAAGATTATGCAcatatagaaaaaacaaaaaaaaaacaatatattttccatTAGAAAATTGAAGTACAAAAACGTTCGCGGATTATTAAACTCTGAATTTAcgcgtgaaaaagaaaaaaagaaaagaaacttgagagaataagaaaaagaaaaagaaacagtagcagcaatgatatattttctgtCGATgcaagaatttttatattctctggAGATCCTAAGGACCATCGGGAAAAGATATCTGttccattaataattatagatcTCATTGcttctcattattttttctctttctctttttaaatctttaccagttccctttattttttatggtaGCGCTGGGATCATTTCATTTGCAATGAAGATGTTCATATctcaatatttaaaagaatgtGCTCTGCGTTTACAATTTGTAAGATTGCGTTACAATATTGCAATATGTTGCAAAGTTGCAATATTGCGATCACTGACTCCTGTCGATCATCGGGTTACGGCTAGAAAAAGACGGTCGACTCGatgcaattattaaaatacattgaaTCAGATGTAAGCTATAAGTCGTACTTTCTTGAAGACCAGACACATGCAATGTTCAAGAGGTCCGATTttatcgttttcgtttttgtcTGTATGTAATCTTGCCATTGATACCAGACATTACAATACTGAGAAATTCAAGTCATTGAATTTTTTGATCTTTCGTCGATTTAGTGCGCAAGTAGCTTAAGTAATCCCTTATCTAATAAATGTTGTTTCAATATCCGGTGATTAATCGTCAACAGAAAgcaaatatatacgtatatatgtacattatatgGGCGTCATAATCGATGCCTTTCTTTGTCTATATCTGATACATCACTCAtgcatgtgtatacatatatatcgagtTATCTTTGGAGTTTATACCATGTATGATATaagtgatatatatgtacgtatatgtatgtatatatatatgtatgtgtgtatatagtgAATTTTCAGTCGCCATTTCTACTTGAATTCATTCATGCAGCAGACGTAATGTCAAGAAAGTTGTAACTACGTTTCACGATAACAGATCTAGGATCTAAATAACAATAGATTTAATTATTCGGTAACTCGAAGTAAAATGCTTCAGTAACACGTAAAACTATTTTATTAGTGAATTGgtgtaagaaataaaaagtgtgttaatattttttctttggtatAGTGCAATTGTGTATTTTATCATTAGATAGAGGTTAAAGAATGGCTACGTCTGTTTTTATTAGCAAAGATATACCCGACATTGAAGTAAGTacaaaattacatatttacgATGTATAAATCATCGAGTATTTCtttagtttatttttcttttaaataatttattatatttttaatattaacactTTGCAGATGCGTGTCTGCAAACAGTAGCCTAAGcatttttatcgttctaaGATTTGGCCTTAGACGTGTGTTTGTAATCTATTCAAACATAACAATTCATTCTCTCTAAtctaaattgttttttctaaCATGAACTTATCTTATCTTGGTATTGAATTTCTAAcagtttcgtttttttttaaacgtaacTTACGCGTCTGCAGTTATCTTACGTTgacctttctttttaaacgatatatctCTAATAATCAAGTATTTCATTTGTTCAaacattttatacaatttattatatttatattactgtaattcatttattatatttagtttattaattattagttttatataacaatattcaAGACGATTTAATATCATGCTGAACAGAATTTTAAAACAacaaattaatgttaataatcgttaataaattattaattaatatcctgtttattattttgcaaaagtttcttttcttataacaaaatttatcattgttataatagaATCTTCAAGCATATTTCACTTTTGCGTTAAATATTCCGAAAACTTCTCGTTCAGACGAAACACTCATACGTTAGACAGTCTGTCTGCaatagattaataattttgttttgcaTACTTCATACTTTTTTGTACAGTTTTTAATACTGTGCGTATAtggaattttttaagaatatattacaattaattttaattatatttatatatatatatatattaataatttttttttctactaataataatgttttttttttttttcattccatatttatatattcgtatggTTATCAATATActtcttaaaatatattcatgtttccagaatatattacaattaaatcCAAAAACAAAATCGTTTGCAAATCTTGTCCCGtcgttaattacaaaaaaagagaaacaaaaatggaagagaaatATCAACGACAAATGTGACGTAAGTTTaataaactatatttttaaagtttttcTCATAAAACATTTCACTGTgttgaaattgtttttaacCGAGTTTccaatttatctattatttattagtttaaAGAACTTACTACGAACTATCAGTTATCAGTGATTAAATCTCGTGTCTTCGTCAAATTCAAGTAGTcagacatatttattttattgtgatgtaaataaatatttttatcgtataacgtaattaataactatcgtaacatttttaattcgattagaTAATGAAGATATTTACTTCGAGAAGTAATGaagatatttacttttatattgaatttcattttacaGAGTTGCTTAtcgcttaaaaaaaattttgatgacATCAAACATACGACACTGAGCGAAAGAGGTGCATTAAAAGAAGCTGCACGTTGTTTAAAATGTGCTGATGCACCTTGTCAAAAATCCTGTCCAACTCAATTGGACATCAAATCTTTTATTACTTCAAtatcgaacaaaaattattatgggGCAGCTAAAGCAATTTTTTCAGATAATCCTTTGGGTCTTACATGTGGAATGGTCTGCCCAACTAGTGATCTTTGCGTTGGTGGCTGTAATCTTCATGCCAGCGAAGAAGGCCCTATCAACATTGGTGGTCTTCAACAATTTGCTACCGATGTAaactacatttttttattaacatatatgtattttaaaaaatgttaaatgtatatatttggtaattaatataaaaaaaaattttgtgaaTTCTAAGGAAAGAtgttcgatcatttttaaattaatcgtttattatgataaatgtttgtaaattttgaaaaaaaagaaatgcaataATAGTTAGCAGCTGATTGGAACGATTagagttaatttatttaacaatttcaaatatctgatcttcgagaaaattattttgattaatttaataaatttatttattttttcacatttttacaAACATATTCTGTatgaattcattttaatttatttatactttcggattatcattaatattatttattttgtcatatttattttatcatcatatattattattttatctttaaattatcatttttaatttatcattatatttatgtatattttctatttcttctctttattttatagatcttCAAACAAATGAACGTTCCTCAAACACGAATCCCTAATCAATCGGTTCCACATGCCGA
This genomic window contains:
- the LOC127070465 gene encoding 3-ketoacyl-CoA thiolase, mitochondrial: MSIVTKGIFIVAAKRTPFGTMGGVFTNKTATELSVVAANAAMQSAGIKPEKIDSVIFGQVLTLASADGAFLPRHVLLQTGIPLDRPALGVNRLCGSGFQSIVNAAQNILTGESRIVLAGGAENMSQVPFVVRGVRFGTILGQKHEFEDALWAGLYDTYCNLPMGLTAEKLGAQYNITRAEVDEFALRSQQLWKTANDAGRFKEELAPVTVKIKKQDVTVSVDEHPRPKTTKENLTKLNPVFKKDGLVTAGSASGVCDGAGALILASEEAVKQEKLVPLARLVGYSVAGVDPSIMGIGPVPAIRNLLKSTGKTLDDIELVEINEAFGAQTLACAKELNLDLNKLNVNGGAIALGHPLGASGSRITAHLVHELRRRKAGKLGIGSACIGGGQGIAVMIEYL
- the LOC127070476 gene encoding odorant receptor Or1-like, whose protein sequence is MDKYDIEKPMQRRIEPNFHLNVSVSIIYYMGTWPPEGKYRSLYIFCTICSFTFMLGIFLLTEIANLILSLNDLGKLIAGATLLMTNCTHAYKIVIILYRQKRIQNLLDITRNEIFARHNIKYKCTVTQYTWQGIFHHIAYQSFGTVAVLCWGFTPIADLIAGRSRRLPMEGWYPYNVTVTPAFEITSLHQTVAIFVACFHNVAMDTLVTGLITVACCQLSILSQIVASIKNYKQVEKIDIIKNINDCSQEEKNYYDVPYETLKRCVIHNNVIFSFINEIQNIFGTMILLQFFVNCIIICLIAFNISQVNISLYLNNHQYYISRFKLIYRLQMKIYIPEILFGMLMYMCCMTYQIFIYCWHGNELQLHNTYVSTAAYSNDWWNAGNHFKRALQIIIIRAHRPLILSAGKVFTLSLNTFVNVSISMD